The DNA segment CGCCCCCCTTTCGCAAAGGGGGGTTGGGGGATTTCAAATGTAATTTTCCATCAGGCGGTAAATCTCTCTTTCAGCTTCCTCGGAGAGCAGGGCTCCTTCTTGGTTATGGGAGCGCCGAACTTCATCGATCATTTGCTCCATCCGCCGCCGGAGGGGCAAGTCTTGCAGGTCATCGAGACTCCGATAATAACCCAGCCTCCGGCCCACCCGGTAGAGAAGGCGCTCCTCTGCGGGTAAAGACAGATAGCGGTCGATGGTCTCAATCATCTTTTCCCGCTGTTCGGGAAGCTTACCCTGCACTTCTTCCAATAGATTTAAGATGTGGTCGCTTACCACCGTACTGTGAATACCGTCGAGGGTTTCGATGAAGAGCTTGATCTCCGCGACGACTTGGTCGTCCGAGAGCCGGATAAATTCACCGTCTTCGACTTTGCGATACAGGGGCATATTGTGGCGTACGTATAGGGTGCGTAAGCGGATAAAATCAGGATTGATTTGATTCAACACCCTGGCAGTTTCCACCGCGTGTTCCCGCCACCATTGGATTCCCCCCAGACCCGGCATGACGTATTCGGAAAGAGAGATACCCGATTCCACTACATTTTTCCCGGCCTGAATTTGTTCTTTGGCCGTGACCCCTTTCTTCATATATTGCAAAAGAGGATCGTAACCGGTCTCCATCCCGATATGGATGCGGGTGAGGCCGGCCGCACGGAGTTCCTGCAGCTCGGATACGGATTTTTTGGCCAGGGTCCTGGCCCGGGCGTAACTGGTAATGCGCTGGATGAAGGGAAATTTTTCTTTCAAGTAATTGAGTATCTCCACCAAGTCGGCAGTCTTGACCAGGAGGGAGTTGGCATCCTGAAGGAAGACTTGAGTCCCTCCGAAATACAACCATCCGATAACGCTATGGAAAGCATGGCTATAGCGCGCAGGTCGATTGGAGAGGGTGCGCAGAAGATCCTGGTGGATCTCTCCAGCGTAACCCAGGCTCCAGGAGCGCTGGCGAATTTCATCGGTAATCGCCTTGACGCCATCTATGTCTTTCTTGATTTCTTCGACCGACCGGAAGGAAAATTGCTCCCCTTTATAAGTATGGCAAAATTCACACTTATTCCACGGACAATTGCGGGTCACCCGAATTAAAAGGCTTTGAGCCTCGCTGGGCGGGCGAATAGGCCCCAGTTCAAAATAATCGTTCATGGTACCCCTCCTAAAATAAATTATCATGAATTTGTCTATTTATCAATGTTCTCACGCCTTTTTCCTGTACTGGGTTCTTCTCCCTTGACTTCTCCCCAAAATACCTTTATAAACATCTGGGCAGGTAAAAATTGCCGAGACTTTAATCTTAAAAATATTTTTGCAAGATATGATGGGTGAAGAAAATTTCTATCCCAAATTGCGCCAAGTCGAGGTCTTTCCGGCCGAATTATCCGGGCAAAAAGTAATCTGCCTGCGCGACCCCCTCAACCTTTCGGGGAAAATTCTTTTTTTCCCCTATCCTGCTTTTTTCATCGTCAGTTTATTTGACGGCCATCATTCTATTACGGATATTCAAGTACAATTTATGCGCCAGTTTGGGGAGCTTCTCTTCCGGGAAAAAATTCAGGAACTCGCCAACCAGTTGGAAGAGCATTTTCTCCTTGACAATGAACGATTCCGCCAATTACAGGGGGAGATGATCGAGGCCTTTAGAAATGCTCCAGTGAGGCCGATGGCTTTAATCGGGGAAGCATATGAGGCAGAGCCGGATTACGTAAAGAAAATGGTCGAATCTTATTTTACACCGCCGGAAGGTCCAGGGTTGCCAATGGTTGGCCAAAAATCTGGCGACTTGCTTGGGGCCATCGCTCCCCACATTGATTATCGGAGGGGAGGAAATTGTTATGCCTGGGCTCACAAGACAATCCAAGAATCCTCCCCTATTGATCTCTTCCTAATCCTGGGTACAGCCCATTCCCCCACGGCAAGACCCTTTGTTCTCACCCGGAAAGATTTTCAAACGCCATGGGGGCCAGTGGAAACCGATCGGGCTTTCTTGGCCGAGATCGAAGCCGATTGTCCTTTTGACTTATACGAAGACGAATTCGTTCATAAGGCGGAGCATTCCATTGAACTGCAGCTCATTTTCCTCCGGGCTCTG comes from the Deltaproteobacteria bacterium genome and includes:
- the amrB gene encoding AmmeMemoRadiSam system protein B, translated to MMGEENFYPKLRQVEVFPAELSGQKVICLRDPLNLSGKILFFPYPAFFIVSLFDGHHSITDIQVQFMRQFGELLFREKIQELANQLEEHFLLDNERFRQLQGEMIEAFRNAPVRPMALIGEAYEAEPDYVKKMVESYFTPPEGPGLPMVGQKSGDLLGAIAPHIDYRRGGNCYAWAHKTIQESSPIDLFLILGTAHSPTARPFVLTRKDFQTPWGPVETDRAFLAEIEADCPFDLYEDEFVHKAEHSIELQLIFLRALWQRQDLFQIVPVLCGSLHEAILNNKSPMELPGVSHFIAALKMAMTKSQKRICLLASADLAHVGLRFGDPEAPNRFSLQSLADEDRSLLGFAEGVDAEGFYETIRREKDRHRICGLPSIYTFLHLIGNRACEGKLLNYGQSMDAGNQSAVTFASLAFFR
- a CDS encoding radical SAM protein, with protein sequence MNDYFELGPIRPPSEAQSLLIRVTRNCPWNKCEFCHTYKGEQFSFRSVEEIKKDIDGVKAITDEIRQRSWSLGYAGEIHQDLLRTLSNRPARYSHAFHSVIGWLYFGGTQVFLQDANSLLVKTADLVEILNYLKEKFPFIQRITSYARARTLAKKSVSELQELRAAGLTRIHIGMETGYDPLLQYMKKGVTAKEQIQAGKNVVESGISLSEYVMPGLGGIQWWREHAVETARVLNQINPDFIRLRTLYVRHNMPLYRKVEDGEFIRLSDDQVVAEIKLFIETLDGIHSTVVSDHILNLLEEVQGKLPEQREKMIETIDRYLSLPAEERLLYRVGRRLGYYRSLDDLQDLPLRRRMEQMIDEVRRSHNQEGALLSEEAEREIYRLMENYI